The Schistocerca americana isolate TAMUIC-IGC-003095 chromosome 5, iqSchAmer2.1, whole genome shotgun sequence genome includes a window with the following:
- the LOC124615619 gene encoding cytochrome P450 6k1-like, protein MAIIFDSWVTEALALLSTFFAILYVTFKINYTYWKKKGLPYLEPFFPLGNGWNTALMKKSPGEDLRDIYFEAEGKDVVGIYSLNNPLLIVRDPELIKTIIVKDFNYFPDRGIYVDEETDHLTAHLFFLGGTKWKGLRQKLTPTFTSGKMRAMFGIVRDCAQILADVTPAGSVVEVRELIARYSTDVIASCAFGIDVDSQHNPEAEFRQWGRRFFKPSLRTYLTQALGFSNPKLRTLLPIAFTPKDITDYFTKVVRDAVKHREETGVIRKDFLQLMIQLKNNGYVDDSFSITGRKNSEQKTLTTKEVAAQAWVFFLAGFETSSTTVSFCLYELSKHPDIQKKLHEEIDDMLKKTNGDVTYEVIMTEMPYLEKVVNETLRMYPPVPALNREVVQDYKLPGHDCVLEKGTKVIIPIMGLHHDSKFFRNPEEFDPEHFSEDQKASRHPYSYLPFGEGPRICIGMRFGLMQVKLALIHLLSKFDFLPAGDKQSNLRMAPNNIVLTPIGGIDLKVERRQVAAS, encoded by the exons ATGGCTATTATCTTCGACTCATGGGTGACTGAGGCGTTGGCCCTTCTGTCAACGTTTTTTGCGATACTATATGTTACATTTAAAATCAATTACACCTACTGGAAGAAAAAAGGTCTGCCATATTTGGAGCCGTTTTTCCCGCTGGGAAATGGCTGGAACACAGCACTTATGAAAAAAAGCCCTGGTGAGGATCTGAGGGACATTTATTTCGAAGCAGAAGGCAAGGATGTCGTCGGTATTTACTCATTAAACAACCCTCTTCTCATTGTGAGGGATCCGGAGCTGATCAAAACGATCATAGTGAAGGATTTCAACTACTTTCCCGACCGGGGCATCTATGTAGACGAGGAGACAGATCACCTGACGGCGCACCTCTTCTTCCTCGGAGGAACCAAGTGGAAGGGTCTGCGACAGAAGCTGACGCCCACGTTCACATCGGGAAAAATGCGCGCCATGTTCGGCATAGTGCGCGACTGTGCGCAGATTCTGGCTGACGTCACACCTGCGGGCAGTGTTGTGGAAGTCCGCGAGCTGATTGCCCGCTACTCCACCGACGTCATTGCTTCCTGCGCCTTCGGCATCGACGTTGACAGCCAGCACAACCCCGAGGCGGAGTTCCGGCAATGGGGCAGGCGCTTCTTCAAGCCATCCCTGCGTACATACCTGACTCAGGCTCTGGGATTCTCGAATCCAAAACTACGCACACTTTTGCCTATAGCCTTCACGCCAAAGGACATCACAGACTACTTCACAAAGGTCGTCAGGGACGCAGTCAAACACCGAGAGGAGACAGGGGTCATAAGAAAGGACTTCCTGCAGTTGATGATTCAGTTGAAGAACAATGGATACGTGGATGATAGCTTCTCAATCACTGGGCGGAAAAATTCTGAAC AAAAGACCCTGACGACTAAGGAGGTGGCAGCGCAGGCGTGGGTGTTCTTCCTCGCTGGGTTCGAGACTTCCTCCACCACCGTAAGCTTCTGCCTCTACGAGCTCTCTAAACACCCGGACATCCAGAAGAAACTGCACGAAGAAATTGACGACATGCTGAAAAAGACCAACGGTGATGTGACGTACGAAGTTATTATGACCGAGATGCCATACTTGGAAAAGGTGGTGAACG aaaccctTCGTATGTATCCGCCCGTTCCAGCTCTCAATCGCGAGGTGGTACAGGATTATAAACTGCCAGGACACGACTGCGTATTGGAGAAAGGAACTAAGGTGATCATTCCCATCATGGGACTCCATCACGACAGCAAGTTCTTTCGAAACCCTGAGGAATTCGACCCGGAGCACTTCTCTGAGGACCAGAAGGCATCCAGGCATCCTTACAGCTATCTACCCTTTGGCGAAGGGCCACGCATTTGCATTG GCATGCGTTTCGGATTGATGCAAGTGAAGTTGGCACTGATACACCTGCTGTCAAAATTTGACTTTCTGCCCGCTGGTGACAAGCAGTCGAATCTACGCATGGCTCCCAACAACATCGTGCTGACACCAATCGGCGGAATCGACCTGAAGGTGGAGCGGAGACAAGTGGCTGCAAGTTGA